In one window of Ruminococcus albus AD2013 DNA:
- the thiH gene encoding 2-iminoacetate synthase ThiH, whose protein sequence is MENNFLFDSEGLSEEALKRKHKLENDPSCRTDHMKYMDDQEQIKSDILEKVMAQFNSYDYNAYTALDVSRALQKNTIGVEEFKALLSPAAEPFLEQMAERARIETRKHFGNTVYLFTPLYIANYCENYCVYCGFNCYNHIRRMKLSMEQIEHEMKVIADSGMEEILILTGESKTMSDVKYIGEACKLARKYFRMVGVEIYPVNVEDYKYLHECGVDYVTVFQETYDNVKYETLHLAGHKRVWPYRFEAQERALMGGMRGIAGSALLGLSDFRKDALATGLHMYYLQRKYPHAEISLSCPRLRPIVNNDKINHMDVGERQLCQVLCAYRLFLPFAGITVSSRETKSFRDGIVKIAATKISAGVSTGIGDHESKYTGKENENEGDEQFEIADTRSFDTMYKDMSEEGLQPVLNDYLYV, encoded by the coding sequence ATGGAAAACAATTTTCTGTTTGATTCCGAAGGACTTTCCGAGGAAGCATTAAAACGCAAGCACAAGCTGGAAAATGACCCCTCCTGCCGTACCGACCATATGAAGTATATGGACGATCAGGAGCAAATAAAAAGTGATATACTTGAAAAAGTCATGGCGCAGTTCAACAGCTACGATTACAATGCTTATACAGCACTTGATGTATCCCGAGCTTTGCAGAAGAACACTATCGGCGTAGAAGAATTCAAGGCACTTCTCTCCCCTGCGGCTGAACCGTTTCTTGAGCAGATGGCAGAAAGAGCCCGCATCGAGACACGAAAGCATTTCGGCAACACGGTGTACCTTTTCACTCCGCTGTACATCGCAAATTACTGCGAGAACTACTGCGTTTACTGCGGATTCAACTGCTATAACCATATCCGAAGAATGAAGCTGAGTATGGAGCAGATCGAGCACGAAATGAAAGTCATCGCAGACAGCGGAATGGAAGAGATACTTATTCTCACAGGCGAAAGCAAAACCATGAGCGATGTAAAGTATATCGGTGAGGCATGCAAGCTTGCGAGAAAATATTTCCGAATGGTGGGCGTTGAGATATATCCCGTTAATGTGGAAGACTACAAATATCTCCACGAGTGCGGAGTGGACTATGTCACTGTTTTTCAGGAAACTTACGATAATGTCAAGTACGAAACTCTCCACCTTGCAGGACACAAACGTGTTTGGCCTTATCGCTTTGAAGCTCAGGAAAGAGCTCTTATGGGCGGCATGAGAGGTATCGCAGGTTCGGCACTTCTTGGTCTTTCCGATTTCAGAAAAGACGCTCTCGCAACAGGTCTGCATATGTACTATCTGCAAAGAAAGTACCCACATGCCGAGATATCACTGTCATGTCCGAGACTTCGCCCCATAGTAAACAATGACAAGATCAATCACATGGACGTTGGCGAAAGACAGCTTTGTCAGGTACTTTGTGCTTACAGACTTTTCCTTCCTTTTGCAGGTATTACGGTGTCATCACGAGAGACCAAAAGCTTCCGCGACGGCATAGTTAAGATCGCCGCTACCAAGATATCCGCAGGTGTTTCAACAGGTATAGGCGACCACGAAAGCAAGTACACAGGCAAGGAAAATGAAAACGAGGGCGATGAACAGTTCGAGATAGCAGATACAAGAAGCTTTGATACGATGTACAAGGATATGTCCGAAGAAGGATTACAGCCTGTACTGAACGATTATCTTTATGTGTAA
- a CDS encoding thiamine phosphate synthase: MCKIICITNRKLCRAGFPEQLKKIAAARPDMVILREKDMSEKEYSELTEISTEICKGYGVPLAVNSFWETASELGIKRVHLPLHILRNMSADDKAQFDVIGTSCHSVEDAIEAQALGAGYIIAGHIFETDCKKGLAGRGTGFLSEVCKAVYLPVYAIGGISADNAAECIRAGADGICLMSGFMQAEEVSLFTDTLRARITI, from the coding sequence ATGTGTAAGATAATCTGTATAACGAACCGAAAACTTTGCCGCGCAGGTTTTCCCGAACAGCTGAAAAAAATCGCAGCAGCTCGACCCGATATGGTGATACTTCGTGAAAAGGATATGTCCGAAAAGGAATATTCCGAGCTTACTGAGATCTCGACTGAAATATGCAAAGGATACGGTGTTCCCCTTGCTGTGAACAGCTTTTGGGAAACTGCGTCAGAGCTTGGTATAAAAAGAGTTCATCTTCCTCTGCACATACTGCGGAATATGTCAGCAGATGACAAAGCACAGTTCGATGTAATCGGCACCTCATGCCACTCCGTTGAAGACGCTATTGAAGCACAAGCGCTGGGTGCAGGATACATCATTGCGGGACATATTTTTGAGACTGACTGCAAAAAAGGTCTTGCAGGACGCGGCACGGGATTTCTGAGTGAAGTCTGCAAAGCCGTTTATCTGCCTGTTTACGCAATAGGCGGGATTTCAGCAGATAATGCCGCAGAATGTATACGTGCTGGAGCTGACGGTATCTGCCTTATGAGCGGATTTATGCAGGCGGAAGAGGTATCTTTATTTACGGATACATTAAGAGCAAGGATAACTATTTGA
- a CDS encoding TerB N-terminal domain-containing protein produces MKNIDDLIELIMGDPKIRESKTLGEKVYHDEPILKRASQLVRDIVPPKDNTPAQLMEMRRMVYSPEAQWRSREWLFGKQGSFMADFEDSFEKIIPFEHYFPTYNDMTLEQQRTYFTWRTRIRRGEYRETSLSYIFVYVYELINLIGVKNAREGYDRLEAVLEHYGETQPKLKKFVLAWLDDMVIYYGLDIALLNSSGILEFDDSLCVLLDLDGHTDDEVFSALCTMSSYNAEKSAFYKTYPEEFRTVAVRSYKAFSEYYGAHRKKTLFEKLFGKSTISVHQMFGSAVFCYYRSSPQNSVVIDQVRRCFCRGGEWFTEGYAGKTHGNKQVGDFFRAIDSIMRTGFDFKNKLQAPDITKQLSKIINEQITILQDEKRQAEKLRVDIDLTKLGSIRRAADITRDKLIVDEEDLEEDKSPQPDMQEDVAEESVQENTTPLDSGEYSFMQALLYGGDHQAAAKNAGAMPSVMADSINEKLYDIFADTVIEFDGDIPAVIEDYEEELKGMILP; encoded by the coding sequence GTGAAGAATATCGATGATCTTATCGAACTGATAATGGGTGACCCGAAGATACGCGAGAGCAAAACTCTCGGAGAAAAAGTCTACCACGATGAACCCATACTCAAACGCGCTTCACAGCTTGTACGTGATATCGTCCCACCTAAAGATAATACTCCTGCTCAGCTTATGGAGATGCGCAGGATGGTCTATTCTCCTGAAGCTCAGTGGCGCTCAAGAGAATGGCTTTTCGGCAAACAGGGCAGTTTCATGGCAGACTTCGAGGACAGCTTTGAAAAGATCATTCCATTTGAACACTATTTTCCCACCTACAATGATATGACCCTTGAACAGCAGCGCACATACTTTACGTGGCGCACACGCATTAGGCGCGGTGAGTACAGAGAAACAAGTCTTTCTTACATATTTGTGTATGTCTATGAGTTGATAAATCTCATCGGTGTTAAAAACGCACGCGAGGGATATGACAGGCTGGAAGCTGTGCTTGAACATTACGGCGAAACTCAACCAAAGCTGAAAAAGTTCGTTTTAGCTTGGCTTGATGATATGGTCATATATTATGGTCTGGATATCGCTCTACTTAATAGTAGCGGTATCTTAGAGTTTGATGACTCTCTTTGTGTTTTGCTTGATTTGGACGGTCATACAGATGATGAAGTCTTTTCAGCACTTTGCACTATGTCATCTTACAACGCCGAAAAATCAGCATTTTATAAGACCTATCCCGAGGAATTCCGTACCGTGGCAGTGCGGAGCTATAAAGCTTTTTCCGAGTATTACGGTGCTCACCGTAAAAAGACCCTGTTTGAAAAACTTTTCGGAAAAAGCACCATAAGTGTACATCAGATGTTTGGTTCCGCGGTGTTTTGCTATTACCGTTCATCACCGCAGAATTCGGTGGTCATAGACCAGGTCCGCCGTTGTTTTTGCAGGGGCGGAGAATGGTTTACGGAAGGGTACGCCGGCAAAACTCACGGCAACAAGCAGGTGGGCGACTTTTTTCGTGCTATTGACAGCATCATGCGAACGGGATTCGATTTCAAAAATAAGCTGCAAGCACCTGATATTACAAAACAGCTTTCAAAGATAATAAACGAACAGATAACCATACTTCAAGATGAGAAAAGACAGGCGGAGAAACTTCGCGTGGATATCGACCTTACAAAACTTGGCAGTATCCGCCGCGCCGCTGATATCACGAGGGATAAGCTTATCGTCGATGAAGAAGATCTTGAAGAGGATAAATCTCCTCAGCCTGATATGCAAGAAGATGTTGCCGAAGAGAGTGTTCAGGAAAATACCACTCCCCTTGATAGCGGCGAGTATTCGTTCATGCAGGCACTGCTTTACGGCGGTGATCATCAGGCGGCTGCAAAAAATGCAGGGGCGATGCCCTCTGTTATGGCGGACAGTATAAATGAAAAGCTTTACGATATTTTTGCTGATACTGTTATCGAGTTTGACGGCGATATCCCAGCTGTCATTGAGGATTATGAAGAAGAACTGAAAGGAATGATACTTCCATGA
- a CDS encoding thiazole synthase, which yields MENNDKLVIGGHEFNSRFILGSGKYSLSLIKAAVENAGAELITLAVRRANTKEHENILDHIPEGVTLLPNTSGARNAEEAVRIARLARELGCGDFVKIEIMRDTKYLLPDNAETIKATEILAKEGFIVMPYMYPDLNTARDLVNAGAASVMPLASPIGSNKGLATRDFIQILIDEIDLPIIVDAGIGRPSQACEAMEMGAAAVMSNTALATAGDLPMMADAFRKAIEAGRQAYLSGLGRVLVRGASPSDTLTGFLRD from the coding sequence ATGGAAAACAATGACAAGCTCGTCATAGGCGGGCACGAATTCAATTCAAGATTCATTCTCGGTTCGGGAAAATATTCCCTCTCACTTATAAAAGCGGCAGTGGAAAACGCAGGTGCTGAACTTATCACCCTTGCTGTAAGACGAGCTAACACCAAGGAACATGAGAATATACTCGATCATATCCCCGAGGGAGTAACTCTCCTGCCCAACACTTCGGGCGCAAGAAACGCCGAAGAAGCTGTGCGCATAGCTAGGCTTGCAAGAGAACTGGGCTGCGGTGATTTCGTAAAAATTGAGATCATGCGTGATACAAAATATCTTCTGCCCGACAATGCGGAGACTATCAAAGCAACAGAGATACTCGCCAAAGAAGGCTTTATCGTAATGCCATATATGTACCCCGACCTGAACACTGCGAGAGACCTTGTTAACGCAGGTGCTGCATCGGTAATGCCTCTGGCTTCTCCTATCGGTTCAAACAAGGGTCTTGCAACAAGGGATTTCATACAGATACTGATAGACGAGATAGACCTGCCCATAATCGTAGATGCAGGCATTGGCAGACCCTCTCAGGCTTGCGAGGCTATGGAGATGGGCGCGGCAGCAGTAATGTCAAACACAGCTCTTGCAACTGCGGGTGACCTGCCCATGATGGCAGATGCTTTCCGCAAGGCGATAGAAGCAGGCAGACAGGCTTACCTTTCAGGTCTCGGCAGAGTACTTGTAAGAGGGGCATCACCCTCGGATACACTGACAGGTTTCCTCAGGGACTAA
- the thiF gene encoding sulfur carrier protein ThiS adenylyltransferase ThiF, with amino-acid sequence MIPTKEEMYAALEERHGKELQKRFAEASVVVCGLGGLGSNVAVSLARAGIGRIHLIDFDKVDISNLNRQQYFPEQLGQYKADALKDTLLKLAPYCDITSQTVKLDEENIPVLLADFPIVCECFDNAEQKAMLVNAVLEHFPEKNLVAASGMAGLDSANSIVTRKIAKNFWLCGDGKSDVGEGLGLISARVAVCAAHQATMVLRIISGEYDA; translated from the coding sequence ATGATACCCACAAAAGAAGAAATGTATGCCGCACTCGAAGAACGTCACGGAAAAGAACTTCAAAAACGATTCGCAGAAGCTTCGGTAGTGGTATGCGGTCTGGGAGGACTTGGCTCAAATGTTGCGGTAAGTCTTGCCCGGGCAGGTATCGGAAGGATACACCTTATCGACTTTGACAAGGTCGATATCTCAAACCTGAACCGTCAGCAGTACTTTCCCGAACAGCTTGGACAGTACAAGGCAGATGCACTGAAAGATACACTCTTAAAATTAGCACCCTACTGCGATATAACTTCACAGACAGTCAAGCTTGATGAGGAAAACATACCTGTACTTCTGGCAGATTTTCCGATAGTATGCGAATGTTTCGACAATGCCGAACAAAAAGCCATGCTTGTGAACGCGGTGCTTGAACATTTCCCGGAAAAAAATCTGGTAGCAGCATCAGGAATGGCAGGACTTGACAGTGCGAACAGCATAGTCACACGCAAGATAGCAAAAAATTTCTGGCTTTGCGGTGACGGCAAAAGCGATGTTGGCGAAGGTCTTGGACTAATATCAGCACGTGTTGCTGTATGCGCCGCACATCAGGCTACAATGGTACTCAGGATAATTTCAGGCGAATATGATGCCTGA
- the thiC gene encoding phosphomethylpyrimidine synthase ThiC, which translates to MREYATQMEAAKKGIITPEMKIVAEKEYIDPEELRALVAKGEVAIPCNINHKAISPEGIGTKMRTKINVNLGISGDAKNYENEMKKVEMAHKFGAEAIMDLSNYGKTNTFRRELVEKSPAMIGTVPMYDAIGYLEKDLLEIKAEDFLKVVRAHAEEGVDFMTIHAGLNRRAVEAFRREGRKMNIVSRGGSLLFAWMMMTGNENPFYEHYDEVLDILREYDVTISLGDALRPGCIDDSTDAGQISELIELGALTLRAWEKDVQVMVEGPGHMAMNEIAANMTFQKRICHNAPFYVLGPVVTDIFPGYDHITTAIGGAIAASSGADFLCYVTPAEHLRLPDVNDVKDGIIASKIAAHAADIAKGVPHARDKDNAMAEARHKVDWDEIFKLSFDPEKAREYFESTPPADRHTCSMCGKMCAVRTTNMILEGKTVEFCTEK; encoded by the coding sequence ATGAGAGAATACGCTACCCAGATGGAAGCTGCCAAGAAAGGCATAATCACACCTGAAATGAAGATAGTTGCAGAAAAGGAGTACATCGACCCCGAAGAACTCCGTGCGCTTGTGGCTAAGGGTGAAGTCGCTATCCCCTGCAACATCAACCATAAAGCTATTTCCCCCGAGGGCATCGGTACAAAGATGCGTACCAAGATAAATGTCAATCTCGGCATTTCAGGCGATGCCAAAAACTATGAGAACGAGATGAAGAAAGTCGAAATGGCTCATAAGTTCGGTGCTGAAGCTATAATGGATCTTTCCAACTACGGCAAGACAAATACTTTCCGCCGTGAACTGGTGGAGAAATCACCTGCAATGATAGGCACTGTGCCTATGTACGACGCTATCGGCTACCTTGAAAAGGATCTGCTGGAAATAAAAGCAGAAGACTTCCTGAAAGTTGTACGTGCCCATGCTGAAGAGGGCGTTGATTTTATGACCATACACGCAGGTCTCAACAGACGTGCCGTTGAAGCTTTCCGACGTGAGGGCAGAAAGATGAATATCGTTTCCCGCGGAGGATCACTACTGTTCGCCTGGATGATGATGACAGGCAATGAAAATCCTTTCTACGAGCACTATGACGAGGTTCTTGATATTCTCCGTGAATATGACGTTACGATCAGCCTCGGTGACGCGCTTCGCCCCGGATGTATAGACGATTCCACCGACGCAGGACAAATATCCGAGCTTATTGAACTTGGTGCGCTGACACTTCGCGCATGGGAAAAGGACGTACAGGTCATGGTAGAGGGTCCCGGACATATGGCTATGAACGAGATAGCCGCAAATATGACTTTCCAGAAACGCATATGCCACAATGCACCTTTCTATGTTCTGGGGCCTGTTGTTACAGATATCTTTCCCGGCTACGACCATATCACCACTGCTATCGGCGGTGCTATTGCCGCATCAAGCGGTGCAGACTTCCTCTGCTATGTTACCCCCGCAGAGCACCTGCGTCTGCCAGATGTCAATGACGTTAAGGATGGTATCATAGCTTCAAAGATAGCTGCACACGCTGCTGACATCGCAAAGGGCGTACCTCATGCACGTGACAAGGACAATGCCATGGCAGAAGCCAGACACAAAGTCGATTGGGATGAAATATTCAAGCTTTCATTCGATCCTGAAAAAGCACGTGAGTATTTTGAGAGCACTCCCCCCGCTGACAGACATACCTGCTCAATGTGCGGAAAAATGTGTGCAGTAAGAACTACCAACATGATACTCGAAGGTAAGACCGTAGAGTTCTGTACAGAGAAATAA
- the thiS gene encoding sulfur carrier protein ThiS, which yields MVKLNGEQRELSGKTVTEMLSENGYDPKRVAVELDLEIVPKSQYDSTLLKDGDSVEVVSFVGGG from the coding sequence ATGGTAAAACTGAACGGCGAACAGCGTGAACTCTCGGGAAAGACCGTGACCGAAATGCTGAGCGAGAACGGCTATGACCCAAAGCGTGTAGCTGTTGAGCTTGATCTTGAGATAGTGCCTAAATCTCAGTATGACAGTACACTTCTCAAAGACGGCGACTCCGTTGAAGTTGTAAGCTTTGTGGGAGGCGGCTAG